A genome region from Lutra lutra chromosome 11, mLutLut1.2, whole genome shotgun sequence includes the following:
- the CLCN1 gene encoding chloride channel protein 1 isoform X6: MEPAGSLRRGDEHSWWGSAPQYQYVPFEHCTSYGLPSESGALQHRLRRDAGPRANTRPTQIYGHYKQQFSDKEQDTGMPKKTGSSESVDSKDEDHYSKCQGCVHRLGHVMRRKLGEDWIFLVLLGLLMALVSWSMDYVSAKTLQAYKWSYYQMQPNLPLQYLVWVTFPLTLILFSALFCHLISPQAVGSGIPEMKTILRGVILKEYLTLKAFVAKVVALTAGLGSGIPVGKEGPFVHIASICAAVLSRFMSMFCGVYEQPYYYTDMLTVGCAVGVGCCFGTPLGGVLFSIEVTSTYFAVRNYWRGFFAATFSAFVFRVLAVWNKDAVTITALFRTNFRMDFPFDLQELPAFAIIGICCGFLGAVFVYLHRQVMLGVRKNKALSQFLAKHRLLYPGIVTFIIASFTFPPGMGQFMAGELMPREAISTLFDNNTWVKHVGDPESLGRSAVWIHPQVNVVIIIFLFFIMKFWMSIVATTMPIPCGGFMPVFVLGAAFGRLVGEIMAMLFPDGILFDDIIYKILPGGYAVIGAAALTGAVSHTVSTAVICFELTGQIAHILPMMVAVILANMVAQSLQPSLYDSIIQVKKLPYLPDLGWNQLSKFTIFVEDIMVRDVKFVSATCTYGELQTLLQTTTVKTLPLVDSKDSMILLGSVERSELQALLQRHLCPERRLRAAQDMARKLSELPFDGKALLAGKGHQGISLEGRRESFAFVDEDEDEDLSGKPELPPLPPPHPFPTAPLSSEESNGPLPSHKQQPEAPEPAGQRPSVFRSLLRCLLGRPRPTKKKTTQESTDLVDNMSPEETRSRRHPWQYPDDTCGKNSVTCHQKCFLLLPCSEHTQSSGLVKGLSLCK, from the exons ATGGAGCCAGCTGGGTCCCTGCGGCGTGGGGACGAACACAGCTGGTGGGGTAGTGCTCCCCAGTACCAGTATGTGCCCTTCGAACACTGCACCAGCTACGGACTGCCCTCTGAGAGCGGGGCCCTTCAGCACAGGCTCCGGAGGGATGCAGGTCCCCGTGCCAACACCCGCCCCACACAG ATTTATGGTCATTACAAACAGCAATTCTCAGACAAGGAGCAGGACACAGGGATGCCCAAGAAGACGGGTTCCAGTGAGAGCGTGGACAGCAAGGATGAGGATCACTATTCTAAATGTCAAG GCTGTGTCCACCGCCTGGGACATGTGATGAGAAGAAAATTAGGAGAAGACTGGATCTTTCTGGTGCTCCTGGGACTGCTTATGGCTCTGGTTAGCTGGAGCATGGACTATGTCAGTGCCAAAACCCTTCAGG CCTACAAGTGGAGCTATTACCAGATGCAGCCCAACCTGCCTCTGCAGTACCTGGTCTGGGTCACCTTCCCGCTAACTCTCATCCTCTTCAGTGCCCTCTTCTGCCACCTCATCTCTCCCCAGGCTGTTG GCTCTGGAATCCCTGAAATGAAGACAATACTCCGTGGGGTGATCCTGAAGGAGTATCTCACCCTCAAGGCCTTTGTGGCCAAGGTTGTGGCCTTGACTGCGGGGCTGGGCAGTGGCATTCCTGTGGGGAAGGAG ggcCCTTTTGTCCACATCGCCAGCATCTGTGCTGCTGTCCTCAGCAGGTTTATGTCGATGTTCTGTGGAGTCTATGAG CAGCCGTACTATTACACTGACATGCTGACCGTGGGCTGCGCGGTAGGAGTCGGCTGTTGTTTTGGGACGCCACTTGGAG GAGTGCTGTTCAGCATCGAGGTCACCTCTACCTACTTTGCCGTGCGGAACTACTGGCGAGGATTCTTTGCGGCCACGTTCAGTGCCTTTGTTTTCCGCGTACTGGCCGTGTGGAACAAGGATGCAG TCACCATCACTGCTCTCTTCAGAACCAATTTCCGAATGGATTTCCCCTTTGATCTGCAGGAGCTCCCAGCCTTCGCCATCATTGG GATTTGCTGTGGCTTCCTGGGAGCTGTATTTGTGTACCTGCATCGCCAAGTCATGCTTGGTGTCCGAAAGAACAAGGCCCTCAGCCAGTTTCTGGCGAAGCA ccGCCTGCTGTATCCCGGAATAGTCACCTTCATCATTGCCTCATTCACCTTTCCACCAGGAATGGGTCAATTCATGGCTGGAGAG CTGATGCCTCGTGAAGCCATCAGTACCCTGTTTGACAACAACACGTGGGTAAAGCATGTGGGTGACCCTGAAAGCCTGGGCCGGTCGGCCGTGTGGATCCACCCACAGGTCAATGTGGTCAtcatcatcttcctcttctttatcATGAAG TTCTGGATGTCCATCGTGGCCACCACTATGCCCATACCCTGTGGAGGCTTCATGCCTGTGTTCGTACTAG GAGCTGCATTCGGAAGGCTGGTAGGAGAGATCATGGCTATGCTATTCCCTGATGGTATCTTATTTGATGATATCATCTACAAGATCCTACCCGGGGGCTATGCAGTAATTG GGGCAGCCGCGCTGACCGGTGCAGTATCCCACACAGTCTCCACAGCTGTGATTTGCTTCGAATTAACGGGTCAGATTGCCCACATCTTACCCATGATGGTGGCTGTCATCTTGGCCAACATGGTGGCTCAGAGCCTTCAGCCCTCCCTCTATGACAGCATCATCCAGGTCAAGAAGCTACCCTACTTGCCTGACCTTGGTTGGAACCAGCTCAG TAAATTCACCATCTTTGTTGAGGACATCATGGTACGTGATGTGAAGTTTGTTTCAGCCACTTGCACTTACGGGGAATTGCAAACCCTGCTCCAGACCACCACAGTCAAGACTTTACCACTGGTTGATTCAAAAG ATTCAATGATCCTGCTGGGCTCCGTGGAGCGGTCAGAGCTGCAGGCCCTCCTACAGCGTCACCTGTGCCCGGAGCGGAGGCTGCGGGCAGCCCAGGACATGGCCAGGAAGCTGTCCGAGCTGCCCTTTGATGGGAAGGCTCTGCTGGCTGGCAAGGGACACCAAGGCATCTCCCTTGAGGGCCGGAGGGAGTCCTTTGCATTTGTGGATGAGGATGAAGATGAGGACCTCTCTGGGAAGCCTGAG ctgcctcctctccctcctcctcatccctTTCCTACTGCCCCGTTGTCCTCCGAAGAGTCCAATGGGCCCCTGCCCAGCCACAAACAGCAGCCAGAAGCACCGGAGCCTGCAG GTCAAAGACCCTCTGTCTTTCGGTCCCTGCTGCGCTGCTTACTGGGCAGACCTCGccccacaaagaagaaaacaacccaG GAGTCAACGGATTTAGTGGACAACATGTCACCTGAAGAG ACAAGATCGAGGAGGCACCCTTGGCAATATCCCGATGACACCTGCGGGAAGAACTCAGTTACATGTCACCAGAAgtgtttccttctgcttccctgtTCGGAGCACACACAGAGCTCTGGTCTGGTAAAGGGGCTGAGCCTTTGCAAGTAG
- the CLCN1 gene encoding chloride channel protein 1 isoform X2, whose protein sequence is MEPAGSLRRGDEHSWWGSAPQYQYVPFEHCTSYGLPSESGALQHRLRRDAGPRANTRPTQIYGHYKQQFSDKEQDTGMPKKTGSSESVDSKDEDHYSKCQGCVHRLGHVMRRKLGEDWIFLVLLGLLMALVSWSMDYVSAKTLQAYKWSYYQMQPNLPLQYLVWVTFPLTLILFSALFCHLISPQAVGSGIPEMKTILRGVILKEYLTLKAFVAKVVALTAGLGSGIPVGKEGPFVHIASICAAVLSRFMSMFCGVYETVSGQLDLLVSACAVGVGCCFAAPIGGVLFSIEVTSTYFAVRNYWRGFFAATFSAFVFRVLAVWNKDAVTITALFRTNFRMDFPFDLQELPAFAIIGICCGFLGAVFVYLHRQVMLGVRKNKALSQFLAKHRLLYPGIVTFIIASFTFPPGMGQFMAGELMPREAISTLFDNNTWVKHVGDPESLGRSAVWIHPQVNVVIIIFLFFIMKFWMSIVATTMPIPCGGFMPVFVLGAAFGRLVGEIMAMLFPDGILFDDIIYKILPGGYAVIGAAALTGAVSHTVSTAVICFELTGQIAHILPMMVAVILANMVAQSLQPSLYDSIIQVKKLPYLPDLGWNQLSKFTIFVEDIMVRDVKFVSATCTYGELQTLLQTTTVKTLPLVDSKDSMILLGSVERSELQALLQRHLCPERRLRAAQDMARKLSELPFDGKALLAGKGHQGISLEGRRESFAFVDEDEDEDLSGKPELPPLPPPHPFPTAPLSSEESNGPLPSHKQQPEAPEPAGQRPSVFRSLLRCLLGRPRPTKKKTTQESTDLVDNMSPEEIEAWEQEQLSQPVCFDYCCIDQSPFQLVEQTSLHKTHTLFSLLGLHLAYVTSMGKLRGVLALEELQKAIEGHTKSGVQLRPPLASFRNSTSIRKNPGGPPPPTEAWSLPEGGTGASGAGDGTPASPETPVPSPSPEPPLSVAPDKAEGELEELELVGNPGLEELADILQGPSLRSTDEEDEDELIL, encoded by the exons ATGGAGCCAGCTGGGTCCCTGCGGCGTGGGGACGAACACAGCTGGTGGGGTAGTGCTCCCCAGTACCAGTATGTGCCCTTCGAACACTGCACCAGCTACGGACTGCCCTCTGAGAGCGGGGCCCTTCAGCACAGGCTCCGGAGGGATGCAGGTCCCCGTGCCAACACCCGCCCCACACAG ATTTATGGTCATTACAAACAGCAATTCTCAGACAAGGAGCAGGACACAGGGATGCCCAAGAAGACGGGTTCCAGTGAGAGCGTGGACAGCAAGGATGAGGATCACTATTCTAAATGTCAAG GCTGTGTCCACCGCCTGGGACATGTGATGAGAAGAAAATTAGGAGAAGACTGGATCTTTCTGGTGCTCCTGGGACTGCTTATGGCTCTGGTTAGCTGGAGCATGGACTATGTCAGTGCCAAAACCCTTCAGG CCTACAAGTGGAGCTATTACCAGATGCAGCCCAACCTGCCTCTGCAGTACCTGGTCTGGGTCACCTTCCCGCTAACTCTCATCCTCTTCAGTGCCCTCTTCTGCCACCTCATCTCTCCCCAGGCTGTTG GCTCTGGAATCCCTGAAATGAAGACAATACTCCGTGGGGTGATCCTGAAGGAGTATCTCACCCTCAAGGCCTTTGTGGCCAAGGTTGTGGCCTTGACTGCGGGGCTGGGCAGTGGCATTCCTGTGGGGAAGGAG ggcCCTTTTGTCCACATCGCCAGCATCTGTGCTGCTGTCCTCAGCAGGTTTATGTCGATGTTCTGTGGAGTCTATGAG ACCGTGTCTGGGCAGCTTGATCTCCTGGTGTCGGCCTGTGCGGTGGGCGTGGGATGCTGCTTTGCAGCCCCTATTGGAG GAGTGCTGTTCAGCATCGAGGTCACCTCTACCTACTTTGCCGTGCGGAACTACTGGCGAGGATTCTTTGCGGCCACGTTCAGTGCCTTTGTTTTCCGCGTACTGGCCGTGTGGAACAAGGATGCAG TCACCATCACTGCTCTCTTCAGAACCAATTTCCGAATGGATTTCCCCTTTGATCTGCAGGAGCTCCCAGCCTTCGCCATCATTGG GATTTGCTGTGGCTTCCTGGGAGCTGTATTTGTGTACCTGCATCGCCAAGTCATGCTTGGTGTCCGAAAGAACAAGGCCCTCAGCCAGTTTCTGGCGAAGCA ccGCCTGCTGTATCCCGGAATAGTCACCTTCATCATTGCCTCATTCACCTTTCCACCAGGAATGGGTCAATTCATGGCTGGAGAG CTGATGCCTCGTGAAGCCATCAGTACCCTGTTTGACAACAACACGTGGGTAAAGCATGTGGGTGACCCTGAAAGCCTGGGCCGGTCGGCCGTGTGGATCCACCCACAGGTCAATGTGGTCAtcatcatcttcctcttctttatcATGAAG TTCTGGATGTCCATCGTGGCCACCACTATGCCCATACCCTGTGGAGGCTTCATGCCTGTGTTCGTACTAG GAGCTGCATTCGGAAGGCTGGTAGGAGAGATCATGGCTATGCTATTCCCTGATGGTATCTTATTTGATGATATCATCTACAAGATCCTACCCGGGGGCTATGCAGTAATTG GGGCAGCCGCGCTGACCGGTGCAGTATCCCACACAGTCTCCACAGCTGTGATTTGCTTCGAATTAACGGGTCAGATTGCCCACATCTTACCCATGATGGTGGCTGTCATCTTGGCCAACATGGTGGCTCAGAGCCTTCAGCCCTCCCTCTATGACAGCATCATCCAGGTCAAGAAGCTACCCTACTTGCCTGACCTTGGTTGGAACCAGCTCAG TAAATTCACCATCTTTGTTGAGGACATCATGGTACGTGATGTGAAGTTTGTTTCAGCCACTTGCACTTACGGGGAATTGCAAACCCTGCTCCAGACCACCACAGTCAAGACTTTACCACTGGTTGATTCAAAAG ATTCAATGATCCTGCTGGGCTCCGTGGAGCGGTCAGAGCTGCAGGCCCTCCTACAGCGTCACCTGTGCCCGGAGCGGAGGCTGCGGGCAGCCCAGGACATGGCCAGGAAGCTGTCCGAGCTGCCCTTTGATGGGAAGGCTCTGCTGGCTGGCAAGGGACACCAAGGCATCTCCCTTGAGGGCCGGAGGGAGTCCTTTGCATTTGTGGATGAGGATGAAGATGAGGACCTCTCTGGGAAGCCTGAG ctgcctcctctccctcctcctcatccctTTCCTACTGCCCCGTTGTCCTCCGAAGAGTCCAATGGGCCCCTGCCCAGCCACAAACAGCAGCCAGAAGCACCGGAGCCTGCAG GTCAAAGACCCTCTGTCTTTCGGTCCCTGCTGCGCTGCTTACTGGGCAGACCTCGccccacaaagaagaaaacaacccaG GAGTCAACGGATTTAGTGGACAACATGTCACCTGAAGAG ATTGAAGCCTGGGAGCAGGAGCAGCTGAGCCAGCCTGTCTGTTTTGACTACTGCTGCATTGACCAGTCCCCCTTCCAGCTGGTAGAGCAGACGTCCCTGCACAAG ACCCACACACTGTTCTCACTCCTTGGCCTCCACCTTGCTTACGTGACCAGCATGGGGAAGCTCAGGGGCGTGTTGGCATTGGAAGAG CTGCAGAAGGCCATTGAGGGGCACACCAAGTCTGGGGTGCAGCTCCGCCCTCCCCTCGCCAGCTTCCGGAACTCGACTTCCATTCGGAAGAATCCTGGTGGCCCGCCCCCTCCCACAGAGGCCTGGAGCCTGCCTGAGGGTGGAACAGGGGCTtctggggcaggggatgggactCCTGCCTCCCCAGAGACCCCcgtgccctccccctccccagagccccctTTGTCCGTGGCTCCAGACAAGGCAGAGGGCgagctggaggagctggagcTGGTGGGGAACCCGGGGCTGGAGGAGCTGGCTGACATCCTGCAGGGCCCCAGTCTGCGATCCACTGACGAGGAGGATGAGGACGAGCTGATCCTGTGA
- the CLCN1 gene encoding chloride channel protein 1 isoform X3, which produces MEPAGSLRRGDEHSWWGSAPQYQYVPFEHCTSYGLPSESGALQHRLRRDAGPRANTRPTQIYGHYKQQFSDKEQDTGMPKKTGSSESVDSKDEDHYSKCQGCVHRLGHVMRRKLGEDWIFLVLLGLLMALVSWSMDYVSAKTLQAYKWSYYQMQPNLPLQYLVWVTFPLTLILFSALFCHLISPQAVGSGIPEMKTILRGVILKEYLTLKAFVAKVVALTAGLGSGIPVGKEGPFVHIASICAAVLSRFMSMFCGVYEQPYYYTDMLTVGCAVGVGCCFGTPLGGVLFSIEVTSTYFAVRNYWRGFFAATFSAFVFRVLAVWNKDAVTITALFRTNFRMDFPFDLQELPAFAIIGICCGFLGAVFVYLHRQVMLGVRKNKALSQFLAKHRLLYPGIVTFIIASFTFPPGMGQFMAGELMPREAISTLFDNNTWVKHVGDPESLGRSAVWIHPQVNVVIIIFLFFIMKFWMSIVATTMPIPCGGFMPVFVLGAAFGRLVGEIMAMLFPDGILFDDIIYKILPGGYAVIGAAALTGAVSHTVSTAVICFELTGQIAHILPMMVAVILANMVAQSLQPSLYDSIIQVKKLPYLPDLGWNQLSKFTIFVEDIMVRDVKFVSATCTYGELQTLLQTTTVKTLPLVDSKDSMILLGSVERSELQALLQRHLCPERRLRAAQDMARKLSELPFDGKALLAGKGHQGISLEGRRESFAFVDEDEDEDLSGKPELPPLPPPHPFPTAPLSSEESNGPLPSHKQQPEAPEPAGQRPSVFRSLLRCLLGRPRPTKKKTTQESTDLVDNMSPEEIEAWEQEQLSQPVCFDYCCIDQSPFQLVEQTSLHKTHTLFSLLGLHLAYVTSMGKLRGVLALEEKAIEGHTKSGVQLRPPLASFRNSTSIRKNPGGPPPPTEAWSLPEGGTGASGAGDGTPASPETPVPSPSPEPPLSVAPDKAEGELEELELVGNPGLEELADILQGPSLRSTDEEDEDELIL; this is translated from the exons ATGGAGCCAGCTGGGTCCCTGCGGCGTGGGGACGAACACAGCTGGTGGGGTAGTGCTCCCCAGTACCAGTATGTGCCCTTCGAACACTGCACCAGCTACGGACTGCCCTCTGAGAGCGGGGCCCTTCAGCACAGGCTCCGGAGGGATGCAGGTCCCCGTGCCAACACCCGCCCCACACAG ATTTATGGTCATTACAAACAGCAATTCTCAGACAAGGAGCAGGACACAGGGATGCCCAAGAAGACGGGTTCCAGTGAGAGCGTGGACAGCAAGGATGAGGATCACTATTCTAAATGTCAAG GCTGTGTCCACCGCCTGGGACATGTGATGAGAAGAAAATTAGGAGAAGACTGGATCTTTCTGGTGCTCCTGGGACTGCTTATGGCTCTGGTTAGCTGGAGCATGGACTATGTCAGTGCCAAAACCCTTCAGG CCTACAAGTGGAGCTATTACCAGATGCAGCCCAACCTGCCTCTGCAGTACCTGGTCTGGGTCACCTTCCCGCTAACTCTCATCCTCTTCAGTGCCCTCTTCTGCCACCTCATCTCTCCCCAGGCTGTTG GCTCTGGAATCCCTGAAATGAAGACAATACTCCGTGGGGTGATCCTGAAGGAGTATCTCACCCTCAAGGCCTTTGTGGCCAAGGTTGTGGCCTTGACTGCGGGGCTGGGCAGTGGCATTCCTGTGGGGAAGGAG ggcCCTTTTGTCCACATCGCCAGCATCTGTGCTGCTGTCCTCAGCAGGTTTATGTCGATGTTCTGTGGAGTCTATGAG CAGCCGTACTATTACACTGACATGCTGACCGTGGGCTGCGCGGTAGGAGTCGGCTGTTGTTTTGGGACGCCACTTGGAG GAGTGCTGTTCAGCATCGAGGTCACCTCTACCTACTTTGCCGTGCGGAACTACTGGCGAGGATTCTTTGCGGCCACGTTCAGTGCCTTTGTTTTCCGCGTACTGGCCGTGTGGAACAAGGATGCAG TCACCATCACTGCTCTCTTCAGAACCAATTTCCGAATGGATTTCCCCTTTGATCTGCAGGAGCTCCCAGCCTTCGCCATCATTGG GATTTGCTGTGGCTTCCTGGGAGCTGTATTTGTGTACCTGCATCGCCAAGTCATGCTTGGTGTCCGAAAGAACAAGGCCCTCAGCCAGTTTCTGGCGAAGCA ccGCCTGCTGTATCCCGGAATAGTCACCTTCATCATTGCCTCATTCACCTTTCCACCAGGAATGGGTCAATTCATGGCTGGAGAG CTGATGCCTCGTGAAGCCATCAGTACCCTGTTTGACAACAACACGTGGGTAAAGCATGTGGGTGACCCTGAAAGCCTGGGCCGGTCGGCCGTGTGGATCCACCCACAGGTCAATGTGGTCAtcatcatcttcctcttctttatcATGAAG TTCTGGATGTCCATCGTGGCCACCACTATGCCCATACCCTGTGGAGGCTTCATGCCTGTGTTCGTACTAG GAGCTGCATTCGGAAGGCTGGTAGGAGAGATCATGGCTATGCTATTCCCTGATGGTATCTTATTTGATGATATCATCTACAAGATCCTACCCGGGGGCTATGCAGTAATTG GGGCAGCCGCGCTGACCGGTGCAGTATCCCACACAGTCTCCACAGCTGTGATTTGCTTCGAATTAACGGGTCAGATTGCCCACATCTTACCCATGATGGTGGCTGTCATCTTGGCCAACATGGTGGCTCAGAGCCTTCAGCCCTCCCTCTATGACAGCATCATCCAGGTCAAGAAGCTACCCTACTTGCCTGACCTTGGTTGGAACCAGCTCAG TAAATTCACCATCTTTGTTGAGGACATCATGGTACGTGATGTGAAGTTTGTTTCAGCCACTTGCACTTACGGGGAATTGCAAACCCTGCTCCAGACCACCACAGTCAAGACTTTACCACTGGTTGATTCAAAAG ATTCAATGATCCTGCTGGGCTCCGTGGAGCGGTCAGAGCTGCAGGCCCTCCTACAGCGTCACCTGTGCCCGGAGCGGAGGCTGCGGGCAGCCCAGGACATGGCCAGGAAGCTGTCCGAGCTGCCCTTTGATGGGAAGGCTCTGCTGGCTGGCAAGGGACACCAAGGCATCTCCCTTGAGGGCCGGAGGGAGTCCTTTGCATTTGTGGATGAGGATGAAGATGAGGACCTCTCTGGGAAGCCTGAG ctgcctcctctccctcctcctcatccctTTCCTACTGCCCCGTTGTCCTCCGAAGAGTCCAATGGGCCCCTGCCCAGCCACAAACAGCAGCCAGAAGCACCGGAGCCTGCAG GTCAAAGACCCTCTGTCTTTCGGTCCCTGCTGCGCTGCTTACTGGGCAGACCTCGccccacaaagaagaaaacaacccaG GAGTCAACGGATTTAGTGGACAACATGTCACCTGAAGAG ATTGAAGCCTGGGAGCAGGAGCAGCTGAGCCAGCCTGTCTGTTTTGACTACTGCTGCATTGACCAGTCCCCCTTCCAGCTGGTAGAGCAGACGTCCCTGCACAAG ACCCACACACTGTTCTCACTCCTTGGCCTCCACCTTGCTTACGTGACCAGCATGGGGAAGCTCAGGGGCGTGTTGGCATTGGAAGAG AAGGCCATTGAGGGGCACACCAAGTCTGGGGTGCAGCTCCGCCCTCCCCTCGCCAGCTTCCGGAACTCGACTTCCATTCGGAAGAATCCTGGTGGCCCGCCCCCTCCCACAGAGGCCTGGAGCCTGCCTGAGGGTGGAACAGGGGCTtctggggcaggggatgggactCCTGCCTCCCCAGAGACCCCcgtgccctccccctccccagagccccctTTGTCCGTGGCTCCAGACAAGGCAGAGGGCgagctggaggagctggagcTGGTGGGGAACCCGGGGCTGGAGGAGCTGGCTGACATCCTGCAGGGCCCCAGTCTGCGATCCACTGACGAGGAGGATGAGGACGAGCTGATCCTGTGA